In Desulfatirhabdium butyrativorans DSM 18734, the genomic window GAGCTGTCATGGTTCGACAAGCTCACCATGACAGTAGACAGTAGACAGACGGCAGTGGGCAGTAGGCAGGATGACAGACGCCAGCGAACAACGGTTCAAACCAAATCGAAACGGGAAACCATGCAGATTCTGTCGATCAAAGGCAACAACGATGTGTACACGTCGAACGTATATCTGCTTCTGGGCGACTGGAAACGGATCGAAGACGTCAACACCCTGATCGACGTGGGAAGTGACCCGTCAATCATCGAAACGCTGGAAACCACCGCCACCGGAATCGGCAAGAACAAAATCGACCAGGTGATCCTGACCCATGGCCACTCCGATCATACGGCTGCGCTTCCATGGATCATCGAAGCCTATCGGCCGAAGGTAATGGCTTTTTCCCATTATCTCGACGGTGTGGATCGGGTCCTGAAAAACGGGGATGTGATCCGGGCAGGCGATGCC contains:
- a CDS encoding MBL fold metallo-hydrolase, translated to ELSWFDKLTMTVDSRQTAVGSRQDDRRQRTTVQTKSKRETMQILSIKGNNDVYTSNVYLLLGDWKRIEDVNTLIDVGSDPSIIETLETTATGIGKNKIDQVILTHGHSDHTAALPWIIEAYRPKVMAFSHYLDGVDRVLKNGDVIRAGDALLEVIHTPCHTEDSICLYNPDTGALFVGDTPVIVQTTDANYERRFYEALKSICNRKVRSIYFGHGEPLRHHVRERLYESLRNVRECLRD